From one Rhineura floridana isolate rRhiFlo1 chromosome 4, rRhiFlo1.hap2, whole genome shotgun sequence genomic stretch:
- the LOC133384275 gene encoding protein spire homolog 2-like isoform X1 gives MEQSVGSSQTLHEKILEEIKQERKLRPVESQCQNQKGFGSLPCIMNACSDGAKLTTCISLLEVSGFNIPPQRQRPRVLLKAPTLAEMEEMITSEAEDSPSPEAVQEPGPLMPLKRDRSFSEQDLAQFQSESSSSSQPDSEYLGPSGSEPRPCSGTVSPAWTSMENTGSVPASYPQALCDARSFPREHGFLSSVEEKSEAGSSTASDANLKDLRLQEFSHPVESLALTVEEMINVRQVLAKAEMEKFLQSKELYSSLKKGKICCCCRTKFALFSWPPTCLFCKRSVCSSCSLKIKLPSKKLAHIPVYALGFETVPGSLGTKAPPFWRREAFQAEVADFLLGLLCVHDSVNCGMVSPMRCAWRRRCYLFGASSLQGMHWRSVEEEFPYIYVHGSVLKDVCSDCSGFVKDIVSSSRKTMDILNTTPCRSRKTQSLYIPSS, from the exons ATGGAACAGTCTGTAG gatcatcacagacACTCCATGAGAAAATTCTGGAGGAGATCAAGCAGGAAAGGAAGCTCCGGCCTGTGGAGTCACAGTGTCAGAATCAGAAAG GGTTCGGCTCTCTGCCCTGCATTATGAATGCCTGCTCCGATGGTGCAAAGTTGACCACCTGCATCAGCCTCTTGGAGGTCTCGGGCTTCAACATCCCTCCTCAGCGCCAGAGGCCAAGGGTCTTGTTGAAGGCTCCCACACTGGCAGAGATGGAGGAGATGATTACCTCTGAA gCAGAAGACTCTCCGAGCCCTGAGGCTGTGCAGGAACCTGGTCCACTGATGCCCCTGAAGCGTGACCGCTCCTTCTCGGAGCAAGACTTGGCCCAGTTTCAGagtgagagcagcagcagcagccagcctGACTCGGAGTACTTGGGACCCAGTGGGTCTGAGCCAAGACCCTGCTCAGGTACCGTGAGCCCTGCATGGACCAGCATGGAAAATACGG GTTCAGTTCCGGCTAGCTACCCCCAGGCTCTCTGTGATGCCAGATCTTTCCCCCGCGAGCACGGTTTTCTCAGCTCAGTGGAGGAGAAGTCAGAGGCTGGTTCCAGTACTGCCTCAGATGCCAATTTGAAAGATTTGCGGCTG CAGGAGTTCAGCCACCCTGTGGAGAGCCTGGCGCTCACCGTGGAGGAGATGATCAACGTGCGCCAGGTGCTGGCGAAAGCAGAGATGGAGAAGTTCCTGCAGAGCAAGGAGCTGTACAGCAGCCTGAAGAAAGGGAAG atctgctgctgctgcagaaccaAGTTTGCTCTGTTTTCCTGGCCCCCGACTTGCCTCTTCTGCAAGAG GTCTGTCTGCAGCTCCTGCAGTCTAAAG ATCAAGTTGCCTTCCAAGAAGCTTGCCCATATCCCTGTCTATGCCCTGGGCTTTGAGACTGTGCCAGGCTCATTGGGTACCAAGGCACCCCCATTCTGGAGGAGGGAGGCTTTCCA GGCAGAGGTGGCAGACTTTCTGCTGGGACTCTTGTGTGTCCACGATTCtgtgaactgtggaatggtctctccgatgaggtgcgcctggcgccgacgctgctatcttttcggcgccag CTCCCTGCAGGGCATGCACTGGCGCAGCGTGGAGGAGGAGTTCCCCTACATCTACGTGCATGGCTCTGTGCTCAAGGATGTTTGCAGTGATTGTTCTGGCTTCGTCAAGGACATTGTCAGCTCCAGCCGCAAGACCATGGACATCCTGAATACCACCCCGTGCAGGAGCCGCAAGACCCAATCTCTCTACATCCCATCCAGCTAG
- the LOC133384275 gene encoding protein spire homolog 2-like isoform X4 has product MEQSVGSSQTLHEKILEEIKQERKLRPVESQCQNQKGFGSLPCIMNACSDGAKLTTCISLLEVSGFNIPPQRQRPRVLLKAPTLAEMEEMITSEAEDSPSPEAVQEPGPLMPLKRDRSFSEQDLAQFQSESSSSSQPDSEYLGPSGSEPRPCSGTVSPAWTSMENTGSVPASYPQALCDARSFPREHGFLSSVEEKSEAGSSTASDANLKDLRLQEFSHPVESLALTVEEMINVRQVLAKAEMEKFLQSKELYSSLKKGKICCCCRTKFALFSWPPTCLFCKRSVCSSCSLKIKLPSKKLAHIPVYALGFETVPGSLGTKAPPFWRREAFHSLQGMHWRSVEEEFPYIYVHGSVLKDVCSDCSGFVKDIVSSSRKTMDILNTTPCRSRKTQSLYIPSS; this is encoded by the exons ATGGAACAGTCTGTAG gatcatcacagacACTCCATGAGAAAATTCTGGAGGAGATCAAGCAGGAAAGGAAGCTCCGGCCTGTGGAGTCACAGTGTCAGAATCAGAAAG GGTTCGGCTCTCTGCCCTGCATTATGAATGCCTGCTCCGATGGTGCAAAGTTGACCACCTGCATCAGCCTCTTGGAGGTCTCGGGCTTCAACATCCCTCCTCAGCGCCAGAGGCCAAGGGTCTTGTTGAAGGCTCCCACACTGGCAGAGATGGAGGAGATGATTACCTCTGAA gCAGAAGACTCTCCGAGCCCTGAGGCTGTGCAGGAACCTGGTCCACTGATGCCCCTGAAGCGTGACCGCTCCTTCTCGGAGCAAGACTTGGCCCAGTTTCAGagtgagagcagcagcagcagccagcctGACTCGGAGTACTTGGGACCCAGTGGGTCTGAGCCAAGACCCTGCTCAGGTACCGTGAGCCCTGCATGGACCAGCATGGAAAATACGG GTTCAGTTCCGGCTAGCTACCCCCAGGCTCTCTGTGATGCCAGATCTTTCCCCCGCGAGCACGGTTTTCTCAGCTCAGTGGAGGAGAAGTCAGAGGCTGGTTCCAGTACTGCCTCAGATGCCAATTTGAAAGATTTGCGGCTG CAGGAGTTCAGCCACCCTGTGGAGAGCCTGGCGCTCACCGTGGAGGAGATGATCAACGTGCGCCAGGTGCTGGCGAAAGCAGAGATGGAGAAGTTCCTGCAGAGCAAGGAGCTGTACAGCAGCCTGAAGAAAGGGAAG atctgctgctgctgcagaaccaAGTTTGCTCTGTTTTCCTGGCCCCCGACTTGCCTCTTCTGCAAGAG GTCTGTCTGCAGCTCCTGCAGTCTAAAG ATCAAGTTGCCTTCCAAGAAGCTTGCCCATATCCCTGTCTATGCCCTGGGCTTTGAGACTGTGCCAGGCTCATTGGGTACCAAGGCACCCCCATTCTGGAGGAGGGAGGCTTTCCA CTCCCTGCAGGGCATGCACTGGCGCAGCGTGGAGGAGGAGTTCCCCTACATCTACGTGCATGGCTCTGTGCTCAAGGATGTTTGCAGTGATTGTTCTGGCTTCGTCAAGGACATTGTCAGCTCCAGCCGCAAGACCATGGACATCCTGAATACCACCCCGTGCAGGAGCCGCAAGACCCAATCTCTCTACATCCCATCCAGCTAG
- the LOC133384275 gene encoding protein spire homolog 2-like isoform X5, whose translation MEQSVGSSQTLHEKILEEIKQERKLRPVESQCQNQKGFGSLPCIMNACSDGAKLTTCISLLEVSGFNIPPQRQRPRVLLKAPTLAEMEEMITSEAEDSPSPEAVQEPGPLMPLKRDRSFSEQDLAQFQSESSSSSQPDSEYLGPSGSEPRPCSGTVSPAWTSMENTGSVPASYPQALCDARSFPREHGFLSSVEEKSEAGSSTASDANLKDLRLQEFSHPVESLALTVEEMINVRQVLAKAEMEKFLQSKELYSSLKKGKICCCCRTKFALFSWPPTCLFCKRSVCSSCSLKLPAGHALAQRGGGVPLHLRAWLCAQGCLQ comes from the exons ATGGAACAGTCTGTAG gatcatcacagacACTCCATGAGAAAATTCTGGAGGAGATCAAGCAGGAAAGGAAGCTCCGGCCTGTGGAGTCACAGTGTCAGAATCAGAAAG GGTTCGGCTCTCTGCCCTGCATTATGAATGCCTGCTCCGATGGTGCAAAGTTGACCACCTGCATCAGCCTCTTGGAGGTCTCGGGCTTCAACATCCCTCCTCAGCGCCAGAGGCCAAGGGTCTTGTTGAAGGCTCCCACACTGGCAGAGATGGAGGAGATGATTACCTCTGAA gCAGAAGACTCTCCGAGCCCTGAGGCTGTGCAGGAACCTGGTCCACTGATGCCCCTGAAGCGTGACCGCTCCTTCTCGGAGCAAGACTTGGCCCAGTTTCAGagtgagagcagcagcagcagccagcctGACTCGGAGTACTTGGGACCCAGTGGGTCTGAGCCAAGACCCTGCTCAGGTACCGTGAGCCCTGCATGGACCAGCATGGAAAATACGG GTTCAGTTCCGGCTAGCTACCCCCAGGCTCTCTGTGATGCCAGATCTTTCCCCCGCGAGCACGGTTTTCTCAGCTCAGTGGAGGAGAAGTCAGAGGCTGGTTCCAGTACTGCCTCAGATGCCAATTTGAAAGATTTGCGGCTG CAGGAGTTCAGCCACCCTGTGGAGAGCCTGGCGCTCACCGTGGAGGAGATGATCAACGTGCGCCAGGTGCTGGCGAAAGCAGAGATGGAGAAGTTCCTGCAGAGCAAGGAGCTGTACAGCAGCCTGAAGAAAGGGAAG atctgctgctgctgcagaaccaAGTTTGCTCTGTTTTCCTGGCCCCCGACTTGCCTCTTCTGCAAGAG GTCTGTCTGCAGCTCCTGCAGTCTAAAG CTCCCTGCAGGGCATGCACTGGCGCAGCGTGGAGGAGGAGTTCCCCTACATCTACGTGCATGGCTCTGTGCTCAAGGATGTTTGCAGTGA
- the LOC133384275 gene encoding protein spire homolog 2-like isoform X2: protein MEQSVGSSQTLHEKILEEIKQERKLRPVESQCQNQKGFGSLPCIMNACSDGAKLTTCISLLEVSGFNIPPQRQRPRVLLKAPTLAEMEEMITSEAEDSPSPEAVQEPGPLMPLKRDRSFSEQDLAQFQSESSSSSQPDSEYLGPSGSEPRPCSGTVSPAWTSMENTGSVPASYPQALCDARSFPREHGFLSSVEEKSEAGSSTASDANLKDLRLEFSHPVESLALTVEEMINVRQVLAKAEMEKFLQSKELYSSLKKGKICCCCRTKFALFSWPPTCLFCKRSVCSSCSLKIKLPSKKLAHIPVYALGFETVPGSLGTKAPPFWRREAFQAEVADFLLGLLCVHDSVNCGMVSPMRCAWRRRCYLFGASSLQGMHWRSVEEEFPYIYVHGSVLKDVCSDCSGFVKDIVSSSRKTMDILNTTPCRSRKTQSLYIPSS from the exons ATGGAACAGTCTGTAG gatcatcacagacACTCCATGAGAAAATTCTGGAGGAGATCAAGCAGGAAAGGAAGCTCCGGCCTGTGGAGTCACAGTGTCAGAATCAGAAAG GGTTCGGCTCTCTGCCCTGCATTATGAATGCCTGCTCCGATGGTGCAAAGTTGACCACCTGCATCAGCCTCTTGGAGGTCTCGGGCTTCAACATCCCTCCTCAGCGCCAGAGGCCAAGGGTCTTGTTGAAGGCTCCCACACTGGCAGAGATGGAGGAGATGATTACCTCTGAA gCAGAAGACTCTCCGAGCCCTGAGGCTGTGCAGGAACCTGGTCCACTGATGCCCCTGAAGCGTGACCGCTCCTTCTCGGAGCAAGACTTGGCCCAGTTTCAGagtgagagcagcagcagcagccagcctGACTCGGAGTACTTGGGACCCAGTGGGTCTGAGCCAAGACCCTGCTCAGGTACCGTGAGCCCTGCATGGACCAGCATGGAAAATACGG GTTCAGTTCCGGCTAGCTACCCCCAGGCTCTCTGTGATGCCAGATCTTTCCCCCGCGAGCACGGTTTTCTCAGCTCAGTGGAGGAGAAGTCAGAGGCTGGTTCCAGTACTGCCTCAGATGCCAATTTGAAAGATTTGCGGCTG GAGTTCAGCCACCCTGTGGAGAGCCTGGCGCTCACCGTGGAGGAGATGATCAACGTGCGCCAGGTGCTGGCGAAAGCAGAGATGGAGAAGTTCCTGCAGAGCAAGGAGCTGTACAGCAGCCTGAAGAAAGGGAAG atctgctgctgctgcagaaccaAGTTTGCTCTGTTTTCCTGGCCCCCGACTTGCCTCTTCTGCAAGAG GTCTGTCTGCAGCTCCTGCAGTCTAAAG ATCAAGTTGCCTTCCAAGAAGCTTGCCCATATCCCTGTCTATGCCCTGGGCTTTGAGACTGTGCCAGGCTCATTGGGTACCAAGGCACCCCCATTCTGGAGGAGGGAGGCTTTCCA GGCAGAGGTGGCAGACTTTCTGCTGGGACTCTTGTGTGTCCACGATTCtgtgaactgtggaatggtctctccgatgaggtgcgcctggcgccgacgctgctatcttttcggcgccag CTCCCTGCAGGGCATGCACTGGCGCAGCGTGGAGGAGGAGTTCCCCTACATCTACGTGCATGGCTCTGTGCTCAAGGATGTTTGCAGTGATTGTTCTGGCTTCGTCAAGGACATTGTCAGCTCCAGCCGCAAGACCATGGACATCCTGAATACCACCCCGTGCAGGAGCCGCAAGACCCAATCTCTCTACATCCCATCCAGCTAG
- the LOC133384275 gene encoding protein spire homolog 2-like isoform X3, with product MEQSVGSSQTLHEKILEEIKQERKLRPVESQCQNQKGFGSLPCIMNACSDGAKLTTCISLLEVSGFNIPPQRQRPRVLLKAPTLAEMEEMITSEAEDSPSPEAVQEPGPLMPLKRDRSFSEQDLAQFQSESSSSSQPDSEYLGPSGSEPRPCSGSVPASYPQALCDARSFPREHGFLSSVEEKSEAGSSTASDANLKDLRLQEFSHPVESLALTVEEMINVRQVLAKAEMEKFLQSKELYSSLKKGKICCCCRTKFALFSWPPTCLFCKRSVCSSCSLKIKLPSKKLAHIPVYALGFETVPGSLGTKAPPFWRREAFQAEVADFLLGLLCVHDSVNCGMVSPMRCAWRRRCYLFGASSLQGMHWRSVEEEFPYIYVHGSVLKDVCSDCSGFVKDIVSSSRKTMDILNTTPCRSRKTQSLYIPSS from the exons ATGGAACAGTCTGTAG gatcatcacagacACTCCATGAGAAAATTCTGGAGGAGATCAAGCAGGAAAGGAAGCTCCGGCCTGTGGAGTCACAGTGTCAGAATCAGAAAG GGTTCGGCTCTCTGCCCTGCATTATGAATGCCTGCTCCGATGGTGCAAAGTTGACCACCTGCATCAGCCTCTTGGAGGTCTCGGGCTTCAACATCCCTCCTCAGCGCCAGAGGCCAAGGGTCTTGTTGAAGGCTCCCACACTGGCAGAGATGGAGGAGATGATTACCTCTGAA gCAGAAGACTCTCCGAGCCCTGAGGCTGTGCAGGAACCTGGTCCACTGATGCCCCTGAAGCGTGACCGCTCCTTCTCGGAGCAAGACTTGGCCCAGTTTCAGagtgagagcagcagcagcagccagcctGACTCGGAGTACTTGGGACCCAGTGGGTCTGAGCCAAGACCCTGCTCAG GTTCAGTTCCGGCTAGCTACCCCCAGGCTCTCTGTGATGCCAGATCTTTCCCCCGCGAGCACGGTTTTCTCAGCTCAGTGGAGGAGAAGTCAGAGGCTGGTTCCAGTACTGCCTCAGATGCCAATTTGAAAGATTTGCGGCTG CAGGAGTTCAGCCACCCTGTGGAGAGCCTGGCGCTCACCGTGGAGGAGATGATCAACGTGCGCCAGGTGCTGGCGAAAGCAGAGATGGAGAAGTTCCTGCAGAGCAAGGAGCTGTACAGCAGCCTGAAGAAAGGGAAG atctgctgctgctgcagaaccaAGTTTGCTCTGTTTTCCTGGCCCCCGACTTGCCTCTTCTGCAAGAG GTCTGTCTGCAGCTCCTGCAGTCTAAAG ATCAAGTTGCCTTCCAAGAAGCTTGCCCATATCCCTGTCTATGCCCTGGGCTTTGAGACTGTGCCAGGCTCATTGGGTACCAAGGCACCCCCATTCTGGAGGAGGGAGGCTTTCCA GGCAGAGGTGGCAGACTTTCTGCTGGGACTCTTGTGTGTCCACGATTCtgtgaactgtggaatggtctctccgatgaggtgcgcctggcgccgacgctgctatcttttcggcgccag CTCCCTGCAGGGCATGCACTGGCGCAGCGTGGAGGAGGAGTTCCCCTACATCTACGTGCATGGCTCTGTGCTCAAGGATGTTTGCAGTGATTGTTCTGGCTTCGTCAAGGACATTGTCAGCTCCAGCCGCAAGACCATGGACATCCTGAATACCACCCCGTGCAGGAGCCGCAAGACCCAATCTCTCTACATCCCATCCAGCTAG